The following are encoded in a window of Anopheles stephensi strain Indian chromosome X, UCI_ANSTEP_V1.0, whole genome shotgun sequence genomic DNA:
- the LOC118509156 gene encoding gamma-aminobutyric acid receptor subunit beta-like → MWQILIICFLHSVQNNNALRSVHQKSMAAGRLENVTQTISRILEGYDIRLRPNFGGEPLHVGMDLTIASFDAISEVNMDYTITMYLNQYWKDERLAFNAFALWGDNQKDQTGEIMIEDDGANDVITLSGDFAEKIWVPDTFFANDKNSFLHDVTERNKLVRLAGDGAVTYGMRFTTTLACMMDLHYYPLDSQNCTVEIESYGYTVSDVVMYWRSTPIRGVEEAELPQFTIIGYETNDRKEKLATGVYQRLSLSFKLQRNIGYFVFQTYLPSILIVMLSWVSFWINHEATSARVALGITTVLTMTTISTGVRSSLPRISYVKAIDIYLVMCFVFVFAALLEYAAVNYTYWGARAKKKCKKNKEAERKVFGKTEKTSTCSADDIIELQDIRMSPIASLRNRHYSNTITTTDSVDSTKFPPSFRIARSYGSSTRSGLRYRNSRGQGRPKMLHAIKRGASVIKASIPKIKDVNVIDKYSRVIFPVSFAAFNAGYWIFYVLE, encoded by the exons ATGTGGCAAATTTTGATTATCTGCTTCTTACACTCAGTACAAAATAACAATGCATTGCGAAG CGTACATCAGAAATCGATGGCGGCGGGCCGTCTGGAGAATGTAACACAGACAATATCACGTATACTGGAGGGCTATGACATACGGCTAAGACCAAACTTTGGAG GAGAACCATTGCACGTGGGCATGGACCTGACGATAGCGAGCTTCGATGCAATCTCGGAAGTGAATATG GATTACACTATCACTATGTACCTAAATCAATACTGGAAGGATGAGCGGCTCGCGTTTAACGCGTTCGCCCTCTGGGGAGACAATCAGAAGGATCAAACGGGAGAAATCATGATAGAGGACGACGGTGCGAACGACGTGATTACGCTGTCGGGGGACTTTGCCGAAAAGATTTGGGTACCGGATACGTTCTTCGCCAACGATAAGAACAGCTTCCTGCACGACGTAACCGAGCGCAACAAGCTCGTCCGACTGGCCGGCGACGGTGCGGTAACGTACGGGATGCGGTTCACCACGACGCTTGCCTGCATGATGGACCTTCACTACTATCCGCTCGATTCGCAAAACTGCACGGTAGAAATTGAGAGCT ATGGCTATACCGTTTCGGATGTGGTGATGTACTGGCGGTCCACGCCTATCCGGGGTGTGGAGGAAGCGGAACTGCCACAGTTCACCATTATCGGTTACGAGACGAACGATCGGAAG GAAAAGCTAGCGACCGGCGTCTACCAACGGTTGTCACTGTCCTTCAAGCTGCAGCGCAACATCGGCTACTTCGTGTTCCAGACGTATCTGCCCAGCATACTGATCGTGATGCTATCGTGGGTATCGTTCTGGATCAATCACGAGGCTACGTCGGCCCGCGTTGCCCTCGGCATCACGACCGTGCTGACGATGACGACCATCAGTACGGGCGTGCGCAGCTCGCTGCCCCGCATTTCCTACGTGAAAGCGATCGACATCTATCTGGTGATGTGtttcgtgtttgtgtttgccgCACTGCTAGAGTATGCCGCCGTCAACTACACGTACTGGGGTGCCCGGGCAAAGAAGAAGTGCAAAAAGAACAAGGAAGCCGAGCGGAAGGTGTTTG GAAAAACGGAGAAGACCTCAACCTGCTCGGCGGACGATATTATCGAGCTGCAGGACATCCGCATGAGCCCGATCGCATCGCTGCGCAACCGTCATTACTCGAACACGATCACCACTACGGACAGTGTTGATTCGACCAAGTTTCCGCCAAGCTTCCGCATTGCCAGATCGTACGGATCGAGTACCCGCAGTGGTCTTCGGTATCGCAACTCGCGAG GTCAGGGTAGGCCGAAGATGTTGCACGCGATCAAACGGGGTGCCTCCGTCATCAAGGCGTCCATACCGAAGATCAAGGATGTGAACGTGATCGACAAGTACTCGCGGGTCATCTTTCCTGTGAGCTTTGCTGCCTTCAATGCCGGCTACTGGATATTCTACGTGCTCGAGTGA